The nucleotide sequence GTTTCAGATAATTGTTTTGCAGGGCGTTGTTGGCTCACTACCCTGGACTGCCATGGTGTTCTTCACAATGTGGTTCCAATTAATCGGTATGAGCTACTGAAAATTCTTTTCCTGTTTAGATTATGCTCACGATACTTCAAAAGTAGAATTGGTATGCTACTGTTAGCTTGTTAGACATTGATTTGTTTCTCATTTCTAACTACTCGAGCAATTCGAGTGCAATAATTTTCTAGCATGGAAATCAAAGGCCTAGATCCATGAGGTTTTTAGTTTGAAATCCTTCTCATTTCTCACTGATTCGTAAATTTCTAcgcatatatattttttattctgtAGCGTAATATATACTCTGCATGTCAATGGAACCACTGTTGGTTCTCTTTCTACCTCTCCTGTCCTTGCCGAGCTACTAACCTTTAACTTCTACCTTCAAGTCATATGACGTCTTTTAATCATTCTGGTAGGCTTTGATCACAGCAGTACGGCAGCCTTGCTCAGTCTTTTTGCTGTTGGATGTGCTATGGGGTCTCTTCTTGGTGGACTAATAGCAGATCGAATGTCACGGATCTATCCTCACTCAGGCCGTATCATGTGTGCGCAGTTCAGCGCCTTCATGGGCATCCCCTTTTCCTGGTTCTTACTCAAAGTCATCCCACAGTCAGGAGACAGCTTTTACACCTTCGCGGTCACCCTCTTGCTGATGGGCCTGACTATCAGCTGGAATGCTACTGCTGCAAATGGTCCTATGTTTGCCGAGGTTGTCCCTGTCAAACACCGGACCATGATCTACGCCTTTGATCGAGCTTTCGAAGGATCACTCTCTTCTTTTGCAGCTCCCTTCGTTGGAATCCTTTCAGAGAAGATGTTTGGTTACGATGCAAAATCAGTGGATCCGACTAAAGGGTCTACTCGGGAGGCCTTGGCATTATCACGAGGTCTTCTTTCGATGATGGCAGTTCCGTTTGGTTTGTGTAGCTTGCTGTACACGCCTTTGTATCTGTTTTTCAGAAAGGACCGCGAAAATGCCAGAATCGCCAGTGTCAAAGAGGAAGAGATGACGTGAGAAGTCATTCTATGGTTTGAAGAAGCGATCAAGCACATGAGACTACCATTTTAGCATCTCCCAAGCTTTCAGCTGCAATACTGACCAGTTTGAGAAGCCGCTTCGTGAAGCGATACACTTTTAATTCGACACCAAAAGATTTTCGATAGCAAATTTCCATTTGCACACTAGATTTTGTGATTGATTTAGCATAATGGAGTTGATAGCATGCCGTGAATTGTTCTGAGATTGGCACATTTACAAGGCTGATTAGGAAATAATAAAACTTACATGCTTCAAAACTGCCATCTGAAATCGCACACGACCATTGAAATCCTGTCATCCAGCGTTTCCCCAAATGCAGTATTGCATGATCAATTCACTGCAATACATCACACGAGCACGGATACAGCAAACTACAACTGTACAGGGCTGGGAGCGGAGAAATCGTGCATACAACATGTGCATACAGTACAATGTACGGTCACATGACATGATCAGTTTGATGGtattgagagagaaagagagagagagagataacaaGATAATATTTGGGCAAGTCAAGATGCTCAAAGCCTTCCAAAAAGTTACAGTGACATACATTTTTAAGCCTCCAACTAAATTGATTGAAAAAGAAACCGCAATCTGCAACAAATATTACAACCACATTTCCGTTCCGAGCATAATATGTCAATTGGCAATCCTTGGTGCTACCAAACGAAAGCTATGTGCACCGGGGGAATAAGGTTTGCCCCACATACCCACCGGCCATAGCCCTTCTTACATTAGCTTCAAACATCTTTGGGTTGTCTCTTAACACTGCAGCTGCATCATGATTTAGTGGATCTTCATAATTTGGTTCCTGCAAACAAAATTCAAAGACAAAAATAAGCGACATTCAAATACCAGATGGAAACAAATCACAGGAGTGGAGGACTATCAAGATTCAAGAGAGTCATTAGTACCGTGAAGAGGTGATATAATCCATAAATGACAGTGTTTATATTGAGGACAGGTTTCCAATCTTCTCGTAGGATGTTGAGGCAGACATTTCCTTCCAAGTCAATATTCGGATGGTAGACCTGTGAGGGGTTGGAGTACGTACAAGAGAATGTTTCATATAAGCGATCATAGGGAAGAGATGAAGTTAAACAAAACtaagtgaaaaatattttcttggcaGCTTTACCTTGGTCTTACACTTGACTTTTGGTGCCTCATGTGGATAGATAGTGGCAACTTGGAATGTAAACATAAACACACCGCCTCTGTAATGGCAAATGGACAGATAATGTAGAAAACTGATGGTCATGCTAATTTACAAGACATTAGAAACAACACATATATTTGGTCTCCAGAGGAACAACAATATGAATCCTTCAACACCATTACTTCTTGTGGTCGTGTTGAATTCATTGTGTAGTTGACTAAAACAATGGTTGCAGGCACTCACATTGTCCAGTGTCTTACAGTTGTAAATTCATGCACACGTATACTCATAAGACATATTTGTGTGACAAAGTGTTTGTGTAAGTGGAAACGAAAGAAGAAACCAGCTTCTCTTACAATTGAAAGGTGTCTAAAATAATAAGTTTCATCAAAATTTTGTACACTATCAGTAGAATTCCTTACTTGTAATATCCTTCATCCGGACGAATTGTAACCTCAAAGTTCATCAGCTCATCCTTGCCATGAGGATAATGAATGCTACAGGATTTTGGTAAATTCAGCTCAGACATATCTGCATCAGAAGCCCCaagaaatcaatttttttttaattaaacggATGCATAGATCTAGAGAAACAACACAACTCCACGCAtagtccaaaaaaaaaagaagagtaaACGTAATTCAGAATGAGAACCAGTTTAAAACCTGTATCCTCAACCAAATTATAACTGATTTAAATAATGACATGTAAAGTTCAATCAAGAATGCTAGAAAAGATTCAGCTGCCATTCCATTTGCTAAGACTTTGTAATCCgaaaaaaaatcatctcaatTTCGTATATCAACCTGATTTGAGAAAAGATGACATGCTAAGCAGTCATGGTGTTAATCCATTTGCTAAAAACTGTAATGTTTTAATTTGACTTAAAACTCCACCAGCCTGAACACCTCTAGGTAATTATTATAGCAGAACCAAGGACAAAGAAGGATGTTTTATTTCACCATTCAAAAACCACTCATAAGCACCATGGCTTAAAAATTGAATTTCAGTCCAGGATAAACTCAAACTCCTCCCTAACCCAAAATATTAAACAAGTAAACCATCAATGGTACTGAAAACCATCTTACAAAATTGATCCATACTGCTTAACAATCACCAAACTCTTTTTGGAGAAGAGTGACAAAAATGTGCAAGTTTCAGTCACAATATTAAAACATTCAATCATTAAATAGAAGGAAAACCTTTAGTAAGACGCAACTTCCCAGCAGATTGCTTCGTAACTGGCGAGGCTCCATTGGCGTTTTGTGCTCTcagcttttccttttctttgaaTAGCCTAATCATATCTCCTGAAtaagagaaaacaaaacacaattacCCCCAAAGGGCCCAAATCTGTGACATGGGAAAACAATGGCATAGAACATACAAGATATGCCAGGCGGATCGATATACTACATAATGTCGATAATAATCAAAAGAACATCAAATGGAGTACACACCAAGCAAGGAAAACATCATCAAGAAACTATAAGAATTGCTATTCACTGGAGACTGGTCcttcaattatttttgttgCCTTTGTTCTTGctgtattattttttctttctggaCCCTTTCGGGTTAATGGTAATACTCAAAACCCTGAATCAAAAGATAATATGATCTCTAACAAATTACAATCTCCTATAAAATAATAACCCAAAAGTGATCAAACACTTACAAATTAGTCCCTTTAATTAATACCCTTTTTCGAATTAAGTTCTGTTCTCTATCAAAATCAACATAAACAAGTATCATAAATTTCTAGAGGGAAACAAAACTCAAATCTTTCTGAAAAACTAATACCTAGTAAACCCCAATAGTTTACAAACATAAACAACCAATCAGATGCCAAAACCCAAGTGGTACatataataaaatatcaaaaattgGGGGGTAGGGCAGAAAAAAGTTGAACACTTTAAGCCCCTGATTGGATTGCCTAGAAAATCTAACagatcaaaagaaagaaagagacttgcagacatatatatatacataatactGCGATGGGTAGATACTGACCTGGTAGAGAAGAGAAGCTCTGCAAAGGAAGAGTTGGCGACGAGTGAGAAAGTgaggagagagcgagagagagcaAGGGGGCAGATTTAGAAGGGAACGACCTGTCGTTTAGGGGCTTGGGGAACTTTGGAAGATTGATCGTCTCCTCTCCCTGGGGTTTATGCCTGATTTGTTTATGCGGTGGTTTTGGTGTTCCATTATTTATACTCTGTTTCTTTACACAATCTGGATAAGGAAAAGTTCGGTATGCACTTGCGTTTTGGATGgaaacaatttaattaaaatataatttttgttataaatcGGTAAAAGTCAGAGAGATAGCATTTACTAGTGACAAGAGCGAAGTAGGTGTAAAATATTACTCTGTAACTAGAATACAAGGGGACGATAAATAAAAGATGGAGGGATAGAtaatgatgttattgatctttccttgttCTCTTTGTATCTTGAAAGTATACAGAGCACTCTATTTATAGAGTAACTCCAAATAAACGTATTAACTATACATTGTATACATTGAAATTTACAATACACACCTTTTGATAACGATCCTCCTTCATTTCCCAAGTCAATATCACTTTGTGTGGGGCATTGAAAAATCTATCAATGTTTTCATTTCCCAAGTCAATATCACTTTGTGTGGGGCATTGAAAAATCTATTAATGTTTTCAATATCACTGTGAGCATTCATTAACCCACCagtattttcaacactccccttaaatgcccacatatcaatatCAGTTGCCTCGTTTAAATCCAGTGGGAAAAtaccatagcgaaggaaaaagagtataaCTTTACTTGGATTATTGATATAGTGTTaaatatgcttatgttgccttgaTAGGAaaatccaatgggaaaaattctaatcgaaggaaaaagagtataaCTTGCATTTATCATGGGTGCTCCGCCTCATATGTATCTTCTCCTGATTCCGCATTTTCCAAATTTAGCTGattggtaagtcgacgtaatctGATACTTTGCATTAACTTCTGaaacgtgcactttggtagagactTGGTGAACAggtctgccagattttcattagaacggatttgtctgacttcaataactttagccttctgaagctcatgcacactgaaaaactttggagatatgtgtttagtcttatcgcccttaATGAATCCTTACTTCATTTGGGCAATAcatgctgcattatcttcatggatgacagttggagtgtctgtctttgaagttagaccacatgaattctgGATatatggatcattgatcttaaccaagaacattcacaaCTTGCTtaatgtaaagcaagtatttctgagtgatttaaagatgtagcaactaatgtttgctttgttgagtgtcatgagattgttgtatctccattcttgaacacatatccagtttgtgagcgggTTTTATGCAGATCAGAAAGAAAACtagcatctgcatatccaacaaggaccTGGTCATCTGTGGATTTCTTTGAGTAGAAGATATCCATGTttgttgtcccacgaaggtatcacaatacatctttgattcccttccaatgacgaattgttCAAGTAGAACTATACCTTACTAACAAGTTGACTGAAAAAACTATAtatggtctagtacattgtgctaaatataataaagcacctattgcactcaGATATGATACTTCTGAACCAAAGACcacttcatcatcttcttttggacagaatgaatctttcttaatgtccaaagaacgaacgaTCATTGACAtgctgagtggataagccttgtccatgccaaatcAGTTCaggatttttttaatgtaagttgattggtggaccaaaattccactaaCACAATGTTCAATCTACATGctgagacaatattttgtttttccaaggtctttcatttcaaattcatttttcagatattcagcagttttattgagctctttaAGAGTTCTaactaggttcatatcatcgacatatactgccactatagcaaatccatagttggatttcttaatgaacacacaaggacaaatgacattgttgatatacccttctttgatcaaatactcactgagacaattataccacattcatccaaattgtttcagcccatacaataatagccttaatttgattgagagcataTCTCATgatttgttagttgtttcaagcaacttaagtccttttgtaaatttcttatatatatatatatcagtatCTAATTTTCCATATAAATACGCGGTGATGACATctataagtcgcatgtcaagtttttctgaaaTCACTAAACTTAAtaagtaacggaacgtaattgcaTCCATTACAGGAAAGTAtgtctcctcgtaatcaattccaggtttttgcgaaaaaccttgtgcaacgagttGTGTTTTATATCTTTCaatctcatttttctcattttgctTTCttatgaatacccatttgtaactcATGTGATTTATACCAAGTggggtttggactactggtccaaaaacatttcacctttctaaggaatttaattctgtctggattgcatctttccacttaggtcAATCtcgtctctgtttgcattcattgaCAGAGTGGGGCTCAATATCCTCATTTAATATGATTTCGGTGGCTACTGTGAATGCAAACATGTCAATAATTATTTCATTCTGATCCtacaattcattagtacaagcataatttatggagatttatttgctttcatgtactctGTTTCTTCAGGTACATGTGTCTCaccaaggacattttctttttctaaaagcACAAAATCATGAATTGTagatttgtcattcatttttccttcttgaatgatttcatttggattcaattGTATCTTCGTCTTTCTCTTTCGAGAGGTTGAATCTTTTGAACATGGAGGTCTACCACCcttcaggcgtgcaccagatgaaCCATTCGCTGCCACTTCATTTTatccaacagggacatcaattcttgcaggtgcatttgcagctggtatatgtgattttgtcactttcatagcatcattaaatgcatatGGTATTTGTttggcaatactttgaagatgaacgatcattttcacttcattttcatatTGAGTGCTACGTGtatcaaaatgagataagatgggaacaacccatgtcagctcttaCCGTTCTTCAGGAACGATATTTTCTCCTCATAACAAtgagaagactgtctcatcaaagtgataatcagcaaaacgagctgtatacatatcacctgtcaagagttctaaatatctaatgatagatggtgaatcaaaacccacataactTCCCAGTTTGCACTGAGATCACATCTTAGTGCGTTGTGGTGGTGCAATAGGTACATAAACAGtataaccaaaaactcgtaaatgtaaaatgtttggctgatacccaaacacgagttgtattgaggagtattgatggttggttataggtctcaatcgaaccaatgatgcagcatgtcGCATATCCTCATGCAGaaactggcaattttgttttcatgagcagagtgcgagctattaactgaagccTCTTGATCAATGATTctactaaaccattttgagtatggacatgaggaacagggtgttcaacatcaatgcccaatgtcatgcagtaatcatcaaaaGTTTAAGACATAAATTTACTAGCGCTATCCAGTCGGATTGATTTAATGGAGTAATCTGGGAACTGTACTTGGaacttaattatttgagcaaAAAGTCTCGTCAAAGCTATATTCTGAGTAGATAAGAGATAAACgtgtgaccatcgggtagatgcatcaaccaaaaccataaaatatcgaaatagtccacatgatggttgaataggcccacaaatataCCCTTGAATTTTTTGCAGAAATGATAGGGATTCAGCATCaacttttagttgtgatggtctaattaccaacttcctttgagaaaaagtcttgcaagggttatcatttgagatagcaatgtGTTTGCACAATAATGGATGTTCATTCAAGTTGGTAATGATtctacgcatcatggtagatcctgggtgacccagacggtcatgctaaaacatgtaaacttttgaatcaatgaacttctggtttaTGACAGTATATGATTCAgttgtctttatgtatgtataatataatCCACTCATCAAACCACGCAAATTCTCCAATATATGCTTCAGGGTATCATtagaggtaatgcatagatactctacattttctgcacttttcgtttcaatgtggtagccatttaaacatatgtctttgaaactcaacaaatttcgagtagcgtacaacgcattctgtatggacaatattgttctatttggtaacataatctagGCTTTCCCaatcttgagaaatactttcgatctcgaagtattgtatgcGTGGTTACGCtatctgcaagacaaatatctctgCCATTGCTCTTGTTTTGAGAATGACTATAGTGCTTATCCATGCTCTAAGACATCTAGGTGGGAAGTCACACAttggatcaggtatatccattggtttagcctggtcgagaaaatttgtctcaacacccttctccttgatGGATGTTGGATATAGATCCATAAGATATTTTTGGGATATGACAAGTACACGCCTaatgcccattgccaccacatCTATGACAGGCTCCTTCAGAGTTTCTGGGAGCATTATTCATATaagctttgcctttgtggcgatttgCATTTTTGAAGCTCGGGATTAAATTATGCCTtggaacctggttgtgaaaTTAGACACCATGATTCTTTCCCTTCCCGTTTCACCGCCCTCGCTTGTGGCCACGTCCTCCTTTATGATTATTGCCACCAGAAGATATGGCATTCACTTCGAGGAAAGCAACATTTACTTCTGGGAATGATGCAGATCCAGTAAGtcgggaataatgatttttcatcaggagctcattgttttgttcagctACTAAGAGCAGAGATATCAACTGGTTGTATTTAGTGAAACCTCGCTCTTTATACTGCTGTTGTAGGAGCACGTTTGAGGCATGAAAGGTGTTGAaggtcttttccagcatatcttcctTAGTGATGGTTTTCCCACAGAGTTTC is from Pyrus communis chromosome 10, drPyrComm1.1, whole genome shotgun sequence and encodes:
- the LOC137747083 gene encoding NEDD8-conjugating enzyme Ubc12-like; the encoded protein is MIRLFKEKEKLRAQNANGASPVTKQSAGKLRLTKDMSELNLPKSCSIHYPHGKDELMNFEVTIRPDEGYYKGGVFMFTFQVATIYPHEAPKVKCKTKVYHPNIDLEGNVCLNILREDWKPVLNINTVIYGLYHLFTEPNYEDPLNHDAAAVLRDNPKMFEANVRRAMAGGYVGQTLFPRCT
- the LOC137747809 gene encoding uncharacterized protein; amino-acid sequence: MFRINSQMKLCGKTITKEDMLEKTFNTFHASNVLLQQQYKERGFTKYNQLISLLLVAEQNNELLMKNHYSRLTGSASFPEVNVAFLEVNAISSGGNNHKGGRGHKRGR